The Caldicellulosiruptoraceae bacterium PP1 genome has a segment encoding these proteins:
- a CDS encoding CD1247 N-terminal domain-containing protein, which produces MENLYEKVAYLRGLADGLGINEESKEGRLIRSIIDVLDEFADALNELDMKYSELDDVVDSIDEDLETLEREVYDDYDEDDDDDYDDEEEDEDEDFDQEDFVEITCPHCNVPFYVEEDEYLDEDEFECPNCHETIYVDELEEVDEYEDDEQDDDDNDHDTDK; this is translated from the coding sequence ATGGAAAACCTATATGAAAAGGTGGCATACTTAAGAGGTCTTGCTGATGGGCTTGGTATAAATGAGGAATCAAAAGAAGGAAGGCTTATACGTAGTATAATTGATGTATTAGATGAATTTGCTGATGCATTAAATGAGCTTGATATGAAGTATTCTGAATTGGATGATGTTGTAGACTCAATTGATGAGGATTTAGAAACACTTGAAAGAGAAGTCTATGACGATTATGATGAAGATGACGATGATGATTATGATGATGAAGAAGAAGATGAAGACGAAGATTTTGACCAAGAAGACTTTGTTGAAATAACATGCCCGCACTGCAATGTTCCATTTTATGTAGAAGAAGATGAATACCTCGATGAAGATGAATTTGAATGTCCAAACTGCCATGAAACAATATATGTAGATGAACTTGAAGAGGTAGACGAATACGAAGACGACGAACAAGATGATGATGACAATGACCACGATACAGATAAATAA
- a CDS encoding alanine--glyoxylate aminotransferase family protein, protein MQRTKLLMTPGPTPLPPKVLEAMSQPIIHHRTKEFGEIFTRVNDKLMQVFQTKNSVLTFTSSGTGAMESSVVNMFSPNDTVLVVSVGVFGDRYIKICKTFGLNVIEKRYQDGHVANIDEIIDMLESDKEMKIKGVFITHNETSTGVTNDIEKLGKYMKNGERILIVDAISALGGIELKTDEWGLDVVVAGSQKSLMAPPGLAFASVSDKAWEFYKRSTLPKFYWDYKKYKDGLMKEVQDNPFTPAISLIKATDAALTVLFDEIGLENNFLRHKKLAQMVQTAVDALNLELLPKKEHSSYVITAIKSPEGVDIEQVRKTMNKEFDIMVAGGQSDLKGKIIRIGHMGYVDEMDVLKTISAFEISLMKAGYRNFEQGKAVSSILKFF, encoded by the coding sequence ATGCAAAGAACAAAGTTACTTATGACTCCAGGTCCAACCCCACTTCCACCCAAGGTGTTAGAAGCCATGAGTCAGCCAATTATTCACCATAGAACAAAAGAGTTTGGAGAAATATTTACAAGAGTCAACGACAAACTTATGCAAGTTTTTCAAACAAAAAATTCAGTTCTTACCTTCACTTCATCAGGAACAGGAGCTATGGAAAGTTCAGTTGTAAATATGTTTAGCCCAAATGACACAGTATTAGTTGTATCAGTTGGGGTTTTTGGCGATAGATACATAAAGATTTGCAAAACGTTCGGACTTAATGTTATAGAAAAAAGATATCAAGACGGTCATGTAGCTAATATTGACGAGATTATAGATATGCTTGAATCAGATAAAGAAATGAAAATCAAGGGTGTTTTTATTACACATAACGAGACATCAACAGGTGTCACTAATGACATAGAAAAACTTGGTAAGTATATGAAAAATGGCGAAAGGATACTCATTGTTGATGCAATATCAGCACTTGGTGGTATTGAATTAAAGACAGATGAATGGGGGCTTGATGTTGTTGTTGCAGGCTCTCAAAAGTCGCTTATGGCACCACCCGGGCTTGCCTTTGCATCAGTTTCAGACAAAGCATGGGAGTTTTATAAAAGGTCAACACTTCCAAAGTTCTATTGGGACTACAAGAAGTATAAAGATGGCCTTATGAAAGAGGTTCAGGACAATCCATTTACACCTGCCATTTCACTAATCAAGGCAACAGATGCTGCACTTACTGTCCTATTTGATGAAATTGGGCTTGAAAATAACTTTTTAAGGCATAAAAAGTTAGCTCAAATGGTTCAAACAGCTGTAGATGCTTTAAATCTTGAACTTTTACCCAAAAAAGAACATTCCTCGTATGTTATCACAGCCATAAAATCACCAGAAGGTGTTGATATAGAACAGGTCAGAAAGACAATGAACAAGGAATTTGACATAATGGTTGCAGGCGGACAAAGTGATTTAAAAGGTAAGATAATAAGGATAGGGCACATGGGATATGTTGATGAAATGGATGTTCTTAAAACCATTTCAGCATTTGAGATTTCGCTTATGAAAGCAGGTTATAGAAACTTTGAACAAGGTAAAGCAGTCTCAAGCATTTTAAAGTTTTTTTAA
- the serA gene encoding phosphoglycerate dehydrogenase, translated as MKVIVSERIAQEGVDILKEAGFEVDLKFGISHNDLLEIIENYDALIVRSVTQVNEELFARAKNLKVVGRAGNGIDNIDVDAATKYGVIVVNTPDSNTMAAAELTIGHIFCMFRNIPQAHWGCKNGDFRRNRYKGSELFEKTAGIIGLGRIGSLVATRLKACGMRVIAYDPYISDERFKKFGVEKVSFETLIKESDLITVHTPKTEETYNMITEKEFKMMKKGVRIANVARGGIINEIDLYNAIKEGIVAAAAIDVFEKEPNYELAYQEFKHPLLELDNVIITPHLGASTEEAQLNVSVSVAKQVVSALQGGVVTNAVNLPSFDKDKIEEVMPYLTLAESMGKIFIQAEKTFAKKIEIIYSGDICNMETKWVTLSLLKGYLDFSVKENVNYVNAEMIASSQGVEVIESKKGECDKFKNMITARFTTDEKVLELSGTVYNNQGRIIDFFGYKFDFKPERYMLLVQNIDKPGIIGKIGTIVGEYGINIAQMQVSRNKKGEKAVMVLEVDGIVPNEAIEKLKAVDGILRVTMAKI; from the coding sequence ATGAAAGTAATAGTTAGCGAAAGAATTGCACAAGAAGGCGTTGATATTTTAAAAGAAGCAGGCTTTGAGGTTGATTTAAAGTTTGGCATAAGCCACAATGATCTACTTGAAATAATTGAAAATTATGATGCACTTATTGTTAGAAGTGTAACACAAGTAAATGAAGAGCTTTTTGCTAGGGCAAAAAACTTAAAGGTTGTAGGTAGAGCAGGAAACGGTATAGATAATATTGATGTTGATGCTGCAACAAAGTATGGTGTTATTGTAGTAAATACACCAGATAGCAATACAATGGCAGCAGCAGAGCTAACAATAGGACATATATTCTGCATGTTTAGAAACATTCCACAGGCTCATTGGGGCTGCAAGAATGGGGATTTCAGAAGAAATAGATATAAAGGGTCTGAGCTTTTTGAAAAAACAGCAGGTATCATAGGTCTTGGAAGAATAGGCTCCCTTGTTGCAACAAGACTAAAGGCATGCGGTATGAGGGTAATTGCATATGATCCATACATTTCTGACGAAAGATTCAAAAAGTTTGGTGTTGAGAAAGTTTCTTTTGAGACACTTATAAAAGAATCTGATTTAATTACTGTTCATACACCAAAGACAGAAGAAACATACAATATGATTACAGAAAAAGAATTTAAGATGATGAAAAAGGGTGTCAGAATTGCCAATGTTGCAAGAGGTGGCATTATTAACGAAATAGACCTATACAATGCCATAAAAGAAGGTATTGTCGCAGCAGCAGCAATAGATGTATTTGAAAAAGAGCCAAACTATGAACTTGCTTATCAAGAATTCAAACATCCACTACTCGAACTTGACAATGTAATAATAACACCCCACCTTGGTGCATCAACCGAGGAGGCACAGCTAAATGTTTCTGTGTCTGTTGCAAAACAAGTTGTATCAGCACTTCAGGGTGGTGTTGTAACAAATGCTGTTAATCTTCCTTCATTTGATAAAGATAAGATAGAAGAGGTTATGCCATATCTTACATTAGCTGAAAGCATGGGTAAGATATTTATTCAGGCTGAAAAAACTTTTGCAAAGAAGATCGAAATTATTTACAGCGGTGACATATGCAACATGGAAACAAAATGGGTAACATTGTCGCTGTTAAAAGGATACCTCGACTTTTCAGTAAAAGAAAATGTTAACTATGTAAATGCTGAGATGATAGCAAGTTCACAGGGTGTTGAGGTAATAGAAAGCAAAAAAGGCGAATGTGATAAATTTAAAAATATGATAACAGCAAGATTTACAACAGATGAAAAGGTCTTAGAGCTTTCTGGAACAGTTTATAATAACCAAGGCAGAATTATCGACTTCTTCGGCTACAAATTTGACTTCAAACCCGAAAGATATATGCTCTTGGTTCAAAACATTGATAAACCAGGTATTATTGGTAAGATAGGTACAATAGTAGGCGAATATGGCATTAATATTGCACAAATGCAGGTTAGCCGAAACAAAAAAGGCGAGAAAGCAGTTATGGTTCTTGAAGTTGACGGTATTGTTCCAAATGAAGCAATAGAAAAACTAAAAGCTGTTGATGGCATTTTACGTGTTACAATGGCAAAGATATAA
- a CDS encoding DUF1015 domain-containing protein, translating to MAEIKAFFGVRYAENIDLDKVICPPYDIISESEREELYQKSPYNIIRIEYGKELPNDNEKENKFTRAKKSLDEWLNSGILKKEDKESLYILEQEFEVDGVIYKRTGIIALIKLTPFSEGVVIPHEFTLSKPKEERLNLLKATKTNISSIYGLYEDNKKEIENILENIKKNKECFSYNGLGTKEKIWIEQDENVINKLQSLFYDKKIFIADGHHRYETALEYKKQMEEIYGKNPKADYNYVLITLTAIEDPGIVILPTHRVITDSNISTQNLIEKLKENFEVIEGRFEDVNENLNKNKKYSFVVYTSDKKYYFIKLKDQKVLDKINGSKPFKNLDVVILQELILNDILGIDAENLAKQKSLKYTKDINEAVKMVDEGAFCAFILNPTLVEELKDVSLNGEKMPQKSTYFYPKLMTGNVIYVQR from the coding sequence ATGGCAGAGATTAAGGCTTTTTTTGGTGTTAGATATGCAGAAAATATTGATTTAGACAAGGTTATCTGTCCACCATATGATATAATTTCAGAAAGTGAAAGGGAAGAACTCTATCAAAAAAGTCCATATAATATAATAAGAATAGAATATGGGAAAGAACTTCCAAATGACAATGAAAAAGAAAATAAGTTTACAAGGGCAAAAAAAAGTTTAGATGAATGGCTAAATTCTGGCATTTTGAAAAAAGAGGATAAAGAAAGCCTATATATACTTGAACAAGAGTTTGAGGTTGATGGGGTTATTTATAAAAGAACAGGCATTATAGCACTTATAAAACTTACCCCATTTTCAGAAGGTGTTGTTATACCCCACGAGTTTACACTTTCAAAGCCAAAAGAGGAAAGGTTAAACCTTTTGAAAGCAACAAAAACTAATATTAGCAGTATTTATGGGCTTTATGAAGATAATAAAAAAGAGATTGAAAATATATTGGAAAATATAAAGAAAAATAAAGAATGTTTTTCATATAACGGTCTTGGAACCAAAGAAAAGATTTGGATTGAGCAAGATGAAAATGTCATAAATAAGTTACAATCCCTATTTTATGATAAAAAGATATTCATAGCTGATGGACACCATAGATACGAAACAGCACTTGAATACAAAAAACAGATGGAAGAAATTTATGGCAAAAACCCTAAGGCTGACTATAACTATGTTTTAATAACACTTACAGCTATTGAAGACCCAGGTATTGTAATACTTCCAACACATAGAGTTATCACAGATTCTAATATTTCTACACAAAACCTTATTGAAAAGCTAAAGGAAAACTTTGAGGTTATTGAGGGCCGTTTTGAAGATGTAAATGAAAATTTAAATAAAAATAAAAAATACTCATTTGTGGTTTACACAAGCGATAAGAAATACTATTTTATAAAATTAAAAGACCAAAAAGTTTTGGATAAAATAAATGGAAGCAAGCCTTTTAAAAACCTTGATGTTGTTATATTACAAGAGCTTATTTTAAATGACATTTTGGGTATTGATGCTGAAAACTTAGCAAAGCAAAAAAGCCTAAAATACACAAAGGATATAAATGAAGCAGTAAAAATGGTAGATGAGGGTGCTTTTTGTGCATTTATTTTAAATCCTACACTTGTTGAGGAACTAAAGGATGTTTCGCTAAATGGCGAAAAGATGCCTCAAAAATCAACATACTTTTATCCAAAGCTTATGACAGGAAATGTGATATATGTTCAAAGATAA
- a CDS encoding Cof-type HAD-IIB family hydrolase, translated as MIKLVAFDLDDTFLNDNVSISPKNKKAIEFLKENDIKIAIATGRPFPSTKRFVDELTLDMPIITYQGAMVYDIKNKKKIYSKEVPIDLAKKLLDISEKERIHIHLYINDVWFVREYNEKTEFYKNLTGLTPTIEKDLYKILTDNPSKVLFFDEHDRLEEIKKQVHEIIKDTLETTFSKPFFLEFTNKEATKGQALKFLAEEHYNIKKEEVMAVGDQLNDLSMIEYAGIGVAVANGHEELKKHATFVTDTNNNDGFAKAIEKVFGVKLV; from the coding sequence ATGATAAAGCTTGTTGCATTTGATCTTGATGATACCTTTTTAAATGACAATGTTTCAATTAGCCCAAAAAATAAAAAAGCTATCGAGTTTTTGAAAGAAAATGACATAAAAATTGCCATAGCAACAGGAAGGCCATTCCCATCAACAAAAAGGTTTGTAGATGAACTAACACTTGATATGCCAATAATTACATATCAGGGAGCAATGGTTTATGATATAAAAAACAAGAAAAAGATATACTCAAAAGAGGTTCCAATTGATTTAGCTAAGAAGCTTTTGGATATTTCAGAGAAAGAGAGAATTCATATTCATCTGTACATAAATGATGTATGGTTCGTAAGAGAATACAATGAAAAGACAGAGTTTTACAAAAATCTAACAGGGCTTACACCAACCATCGAAAAGGACCTATACAAAATACTTACTGATAATCCATCTAAGGTTCTTTTCTTTGATGAGCATGATAGGTTAGAAGAGATAAAAAAACAAGTTCACGAAATAATAAAAGATACACTCGAAACAACATTTTCTAAGCCTTTCTTTTTGGAATTCACAAATAAAGAAGCAACAAAAGGCCAAGCTCTAAAATTTTTGGCAGAAGAGCATTATAACATAAAAAAAGAAGAGGTAATGGCTGTAGGTGATCAGCTAAATGATTTATCTATGATTGAGTATGCAGGTATTGGTGTTGCTGTTGCAAATGGTCATGAGGAGCTTAAAAAGCATGCTACATTTGTTACAGATACCAATAATAATGATGGTTTTGCCAAAGCAATAGAAAAGGTATTTGGTGTAAAGTTAGTATAA
- the speD gene encoding adenosylmethionine decarboxylase — protein sequence MHALGRHIIAEMYGCDGDILNNRELIEKIMVESALEAGAEVREVAFHKFSPQGVSGVVVISESHLTIHTWPELGYAAVDVFTCGDRVNPWDACNYITEKIKAQHMTSTEVKRGLFEQPVKVANL from the coding sequence ATGCACGCATTAGGAAGACACATAATAGCAGAAATGTATGGATGCGATGGCGATATCCTAAATAACCGTGAACTTATTGAAAAGATAATGGTAGAATCTGCACTTGAAGCAGGTGCCGAAGTTAGAGAAGTAGCTTTTCATAAATTTAGTCCGCAAGGTGTTAGTGGTGTTGTAGTTATATCTGAATCACACCTTACAATCCATACATGGCCAGAGCTTGGTTATGCAGCAGTTGACGTATTTACATGTGGCGATAGAGTAAATCCATGGGATGCATGCAATTACATTACCGAGAAGATAAAGGCTCAACACATGACATCAACAGAGGTAAAAAGAGGACTATTCGAACAACCAGTTAAGGTTGCAAACCTATAA
- a CDS encoding ACT domain-containing protein, with product MRAIITVVGKDRVGIIACVSNILAQNNVNILDISQTIMQGFFTMIMLVDLENSKLRFDEIKALLVNKGKEIGVDINMQHEDIFNAINRI from the coding sequence ATGAGAGCAATAATTACTGTTGTAGGAAAAGATAGAGTTGGTATTATAGCTTGTGTTTCAAATATCTTAGCACAAAACAATGTAAACATATTGGATATATCACAAACAATTATGCAGGGTTTTTTTACTATGATAATGCTTGTTGATTTAGAAAACTCAAAACTTAGATTTGATGAGATAAAAGCACTTCTTGTAAATAAAGGCAAAGAGATAGGTGTAGATATTAATATGCAGCATGAGGATATATTCAATGCCATAAATAGGATTTAA
- a CDS encoding PFL family protein — protein sequence MFSRDEIISTINMVKQENLDIRTITIGISLYDCVSDNVDIFIEKMKRKIYDKANNITDIAREIEEVYGIPIINKRVATTPISLVCGDFDEEDLVKIATSLDEIAESIGIDLIGGFSALVQKGFSNQAKRLLNIFPEAISQTKRVCSSVNVGSTKAGINLDAINIVAKGIKKLSELTKDEDSFGCAKFVVFANAPEDNPFMAGAFHGIGENDVAINIGISGPGVVKRALEKVRGQDISTVYETIKKTAFKITRAGQIVGDYASKKLDIPFGIIDLSLAPTPRNGDSIAEILEEIGLEKVGAYGSTAILALLNDAVKKGGSMAARFVGGLSGAFIPVSEDLGMVEAVDAGALSLEKLEAMTAVCSVGLDMVIVPGSTPWEVISALIADEIAIGVYNNKTTGVRIIPAFNKDVGDVVNFGGLLGGGKVMKINTFSPEVFVNRGGKIPPPIISLRN from the coding sequence TTGTTTAGTCGTGATGAGATAATCTCAACAATTAATATGGTAAAACAAGAAAATTTAGATATTAGGACAATAACAATTGGTATAAGCCTATACGACTGTGTTTCTGATAATGTTGATATATTCATTGAAAAGATGAAAAGAAAGATTTACGATAAGGCAAATAACATAACAGATATTGCAAGAGAGATAGAAGAAGTTTATGGTATTCCTATAATTAACAAAAGGGTTGCAACAACACCTATCTCACTTGTATGTGGAGATTTTGATGAAGAAGATTTAGTAAAGATAGCAACAAGCCTTGATGAAATAGCAGAAAGTATTGGGATTGACCTAATTGGTGGATTTTCTGCACTTGTTCAAAAAGGTTTTTCCAATCAGGCAAAGAGGCTTCTTAATATCTTTCCAGAAGCAATCTCACAAACAAAAAGGGTTTGCTCATCTGTAAATGTTGGCTCAACTAAAGCAGGGATAAATCTTGATGCAATAAATATTGTTGCAAAAGGTATAAAAAAACTTTCTGAGCTTACAAAAGATGAGGATAGCTTTGGTTGTGCAAAGTTTGTTGTTTTTGCAAATGCACCTGAAGACAATCCATTTATGGCAGGTGCCTTTCATGGTATTGGTGAAAATGATGTTGCGATAAATATTGGTATCTCTGGCCCTGGTGTTGTGAAAAGAGCTCTTGAAAAGGTGAGAGGCCAGGATATAAGCACAGTTTACGAAACAATCAAAAAAACTGCATTTAAAATAACAAGAGCAGGTCAGATTGTAGGAGATTATGCAAGTAAAAAACTTGATATACCCTTTGGTATTATAGATTTATCATTAGCACCAACACCAAGAAATGGTGATAGCATTGCCGAGATTTTGGAGGAGATTGGACTTGAAAAGGTAGGGGCTTATGGCTCTACTGCAATATTGGCACTTTTGAACGATGCAGTTAAAAAAGGTGGTTCTATGGCTGCAAGGTTTGTTGGTGGGCTTTCTGGTGCATTTATTCCTGTTTCAGAAGACTTAGGAATGGTAGAAGCAGTAGATGCTGGAGCACTTAGCCTTGAAAAGCTTGAGGCAATGACTGCAGTATGCTCTGTTGGGCTTGATATGGTAATAGTTCCTGGTTCCACACCCTGGGAGGTAATCTCAGCTTTAATTGCCGATGAGATTGCAATAGGTGTTTATAACAACAAAACAACAGGGGTAAGAATTATCCCAGCTTTTAATAAAGATGTTGGTGATGTTGTTAACTTTGGAGGGCTCTTGGGTGGCGGCAAGGTAATGAAGATAAATACATTCTCACCTGAAGTGTTTGTAAATAGGGGAGGCAAAATTCCACCTCCAATAATTAGCTTAAGAAACTAA
- the dapF gene encoding diaminopimelate epimerase — MLFSKMHGLGNDFIVLDVRQSPDKDYNSLAIKMCDRHLGIGADGLLLVLNSDKADIKMRIINSDGSEAEMCGNGIRCFAKYVFERGIVRKEKFTVETLAGIMEPELILDEVGLVEKVKVNMGSPDFNPQNIPMLLDSKDAINVPIEVDGKEYKITSILMGVPHTMLFVDDINNIDIHALGPKIEKHKLFPKKTNVNFVEVKDNQNIIVRTWERGAGATMACGTGSCASVIASHLNGYTQRKANVHLYAGILNIEWTEDNIVYMTGPATEVFVGEYIE, encoded by the coding sequence ATGCTTTTTTCAAAGATGCATGGACTTGGAAATGACTTTATTGTTCTAGATGTAAGACAAAGTCCTGATAAGGATTACAATAGTTTAGCAATAAAAATGTGCGATAGGCATTTAGGTATTGGAGCAGATGGGCTTTTGCTTGTTTTAAACTCAGATAAGGCAGATATCAAGATGAGGATAATAAACTCAGATGGTTCTGAGGCTGAGATGTGCGGTAATGGCATTAGGTGTTTTGCTAAATATGTATTTGAAAGAGGTATTGTTCGAAAAGAAAAATTTACTGTAGAAACATTAGCAGGTATAATGGAACCAGAATTGATATTAGATGAAGTTGGGCTTGTAGAAAAGGTAAAAGTAAATATGGGAAGCCCAGATTTTAATCCCCAAAATATACCAATGCTGCTTGATAGCAAAGACGCTATAAACGTTCCAATTGAGGTAGATGGCAAAGAATACAAAATAACAAGTATACTGATGGGTGTTCCTCATACAATGCTTTTTGTTGACGATATTAATAATATTGATATCCATGCACTTGGGCCAAAGATAGAAAAACATAAGCTATTCCCAAAGAAAACAAATGTAAACTTTGTTGAGGTTAAAGACAACCAGAATATAATTGTTAGAACATGGGAAAGAGGAGCTGGAGCAACTATGGCTTGTGGAACAGGCTCTTGTGCATCTGTTATAGCATCCCACCTAAATGGATATACACAAAGAAAAGCAAATGTCCATCTCTATGCAGGGATTCTTAACATCGAGTGGACAGAAGATAACATAGTATATATGACCGGCCCAGCAACAGAGGTTTTTGTAGGGGAGTATATTGAATAA
- a CDS encoding Uma2 family endonuclease, which translates to MEFINDNRKITFEEFIVMDNNTEDNLELINGKVYLLSAPSSTHQMIVTKLSTEIGIYLKNKNCIHFVAPFDVYFEEEGQTHKVQPDITVICDKSGLSEIGYRAVPVLIIEVLSPSTASKDYIEKMDLYMRIGVKEYWIVSPKNKTVEVFTLTNEKTYEEPMLFSYPNIIKSSVFEDLSINSQMIFGII; encoded by the coding sequence ATGGAATTTATTAATGATAATAGAAAAATAACATTTGAAGAATTTATAGTAATGGATAACAATACAGAAGATAATTTGGAATTAATAAATGGTAAGGTTTATTTATTATCAGCCCCATCATCTACACATCAAATGATAGTTACAAAGCTTTCGACTGAAATTGGAATATATCTAAAAAACAAAAATTGTATTCACTTTGTTGCTCCATTCGATGTATATTTTGAAGAAGAAGGCCAAACTCATAAAGTTCAGCCTGATATAACAGTGATTTGTGATAAAAGTGGTTTATCAGAAATAGGTTATAGAGCTGTTCCAGTATTAATAATAGAAGTTCTATCACCTTCAACTGCTTCAAAGGATTATATAGAAAAGATGGACCTTTATATGAGAATTGGGGTAAAAGAGTATTGGATAGTTTCACCCAAAAATAAAACAGTTGAAGTATTTACATTAACAAATGAAAAAACTTATGAAGAACCTATGCTATTTTCATACCCAAATATAATTAAATCAAGTGTTTTTGAAGATTTATCAATAAATTCACAAATGATATTTGGTATAATATAA
- a CDS encoding type II toxin-antitoxin system RelE/ParE family toxin yields the protein MKIIFSKQAIKFLKNQDRKITQRLIEDIENNLNKKPFKGDIKVLKGRNEFRLRIGNIRIIFSTTENEVHILTIGYRGDIYK from the coding sequence ATGAAAATCATATTTTCAAAACAAGCTATTAAATTTTTGAAAAATCAAGATAGGAAAATTACCCAAAGATTGATAGAAGATATTGAAAATAATCTAAATAAGAAACCATTTAAAGGTGATATAAAAGTACTAAAAGGCAGAAATGAATTTAGACTTAGAATTGGGAATATTCGTATTATTTTTTCAACTACAGAGAATGAAGTCCATATTTTGACTATTGGTTATAGAGGAGATATATATAAATAA
- the secG gene encoding preprotein translocase subunit SecG, translating to MKILLTVLILILSIALIAVIMMQSGKNAGLSGSIAGGAETFFGKYKGRTLDAMLGRWTWIIAGAFMVVAIVLFVLIK from the coding sequence ATGAAAATACTACTTACAGTACTTATCCTTATTCTCAGCATTGCACTAATTGCTGTTATAATGATGCAGTCAGGCAAAAACGCAGGGTTATCTGGTTCAATTGCAGGTGGTGCAGAAACATTCTTTGGTAAATACAAAGGAAGAACGCTTGATGCAATGCTTGGCAGATGGACTTGGATTATTGCAGGTGCTTTTATGGTGGTTGCTATTGTTTTATTTGTTTTAATAAAATAA